The genomic window TTTCTTGCAGTATATATtaagactaaaatgaaaaaaaatatatatatatcaagagtAGATAAGTTCAAAACTAGTTGAGGAGGGGTACCCCATGATTGACAGCCAGCAATGCTAGGCCCCATGAACGCAAAGTACTTGTCCCTTACCTAAGGCAGGCATAAGTACCTTTTATGCAAAGAAGCTTTCAGGAGACAGTTAAGAGGACACGTGGGCTCATCTTTCTGCtctatttaaatgaaattttggtTGTCGTTATGCTGgctttttcattaaattttgaatttttttattttaatttattttatattcttaaactgttttaatatattattgttaagaaaaattttaataaataaataaaatattattttaatatattttcagtgataaatattttgaaaaatacactTTCAAACAGGCTATAAATAATAGGTATTAGATGGGTGTCTGGTCCTTGCTAcacctattaattttttaattataaaaaagatatcaagaaaatacaaatattctaccaaaaaaaaatctaagattcTAGACTTCTACTAATCTACtcgagatgaaaaaaaaaaacttacccaAGTCAAACCTAGTAAATTCATGTCCTAGTATATGACATCattataactttataaaaaatgttattactaATTTTCAATTGACACAGTGATgatggatgaaataaaaaattaataaaaccaacttGGTTTAACATTGAAAACTTATATCATGAATCATGAGGGTGGATGATAGCATAAAggataaattcaaaaacaataatttcgAATCAACTAGAATAATTAAGGataaacttggaaaaaaaaatagacaggAAGAAAAAGATATAGATTTGAagataataaaaccaaatttgacaaaaaaataatcaaatcataagaatgaaattgataaacaatttcaattaagaaaaaaaacaaggaaaactagaaataacaattgaaagaatgatgaccaaattgatataaaaatcaaatgtcaatagataaaattgaaaaaaaaaactaatttaataaatgattcaagACCATATATATTACAATGATAAGAATAATGaccaaatctgatataaaaatcacatatcagttgatgaaattaaaaaacaaagttaactaaataaattattaaagaccaaatatattgctattaaaaaataagaacctaatttaacttaacaaacaaataactatatatcattgtttttttaaaggccaatatatttttttaagggccaacgaatttttttaagagtggagagagggaaaaaaaaaagaaaaaggtgtgACTGCAGCTCAACCGTCGATCTTTTGACCACACGCGTCTCATCACCATGATAGGGTGATAAGACACATCAAACGTTGTCATGAACGGCGGTGTTCAAATCTATTTTGGCACCGCATACTCCATCTAAAAAGCGTagacaatatttatttgatgtcGGGTGATAGGCTTCCGCCAATCactttttaacataaaataatatttttttatatgtactAAAAGATCCAATTACTACTTACATCTCATGTGaataacacaaaaattataagtaaactAACTAAAATGTCCTTACATCTAGAgctatgaaatattattttattaggggTATTTAAGTACTTATGGagcataaaaaattgaaaaaacccaTAAAGCCCCTTGACCTGAGAAAAACGTTTTTTTAGGGTAAAAGTAGTAGTTATATTGTGTattaaagagataaaaagaCGGTCAAATCCTTTAATTTCCTTTAAAGACTAAtatatctcattaaaaaaaaatttatatctctAAGACCAGGACCCGTTTGTTTTGCGAGTGCTGtttaaaagatgattttttgaattttatttatttaaaattaatatttttatgtttttgaattattttaatgtatttatatcaaaaataaatttttaaaaatttaaaaaataattattttaatatatttataaataaaaaaacattttaaaaacaactacaacTGACAACATTaatgattttaccttttaagagttaaaaagtaattttaccGTGCGAAATGCACAGTCTTTTAAACTTTCCTTAATTCCTTTCATGTCAAAAGATCACAGTGATTATTTGCCAGCCTCTTTTCCCAGTGTGATCATAATTCTTCCATGTACCTAGCTAGGGCACATAATGCCACCTACACAATCTATATctattggagttttttttttttttgaaataccatcaaaataaaacaaaaaattagcaGATTGGTACAGGTTAGAAATTGTTTCTAGAAAAATGGCATCCTTTAAATAGTTGTGTTGTTTCTATCAACCTaaccttttaaaatttaaaagattatgttGTTTCCAGTAGCACAACTtagcagaataaaaaaaaataaaaaaaattcaagggctGCGGTGATGGGATCAGTACagctttctagtttttattttattttatatgttatatGGATGGGAACAACATAACTACTTaacaaataaattgatttgatgataTAAAAAGGGCCTCTTAATCCTATCATCTCGTTTCTACTCTGTTCATCAACTGTGAGCTCTGGTTTCATGTGTGAAATTACcaaacttaaatattattttatcagcaAATCATTTATATCTTTTTCACACAGTTTCCgcttaaattaaattgaatttaatcacAACATATACATATATGCCTTTAAGATTAGAACAAGGCACTACTGTTACATCCTACACTCGTAATTAAgggatgtttttgaaattaaatttgacGGGAAGTTTGACATGGCATTTAATCACATTGACggaaagttggaaaatatttttaattttaaagctgAGAGATACTGCATGTTTATAGATTTTCAACCCAGAAATGGTTCTATATTAGATTTTGTTCATCCAGCTGTGATCTCATGATAATGATACGAGCACTGGAATAGAGAAAAAAAGCTCACTGTCTGGGACATCGTCTGCCTCCTTTGAATAAAGCAAGCATAGTGTCTGCTAACCTTAATTTAAGCAGCCCGTGACCCCTTTGTTGAAAAACAAGATTGCCATCTGATTCCGTGATCTCGATGTCTATGGAACTTGATTGCTCATGAATGATGATAGCATTAAGTTCAAAAAATAGGTTTAATGGTCGGATTTAGTCATCCCTTTCTTATAAACTCTCTAAATTTCATGCTTCCAAGATTGTTTCGGAGAAAAACTCAATCTCAACTAAAATACAAGTTGATTCAAGAATATGTTTTATTGCACAAGTCatgtttaaaaagaaatacagaaaaaataaaaatataattattaattaaaaaaacataaaattgagaATGGAAAGTATATTGCAAGTACTCTTGCCTGTGAATgaatcatcatcaatattttgaGCAGTAATTAAGCAAGCCTTAATTCTGAAGCAACGGTTTCCAAGATAGTGCCAAGCAGCAagcacaagaaaaaacaaaaaagtcatcgtacatttaaatttttatgttctaTTACATGGCTTAATTACTCATCCTATTGATGATACTAGTAGAGTCAGATTTTAAGATGGattttactcaaaaaaaaaaaaaaaaagtcctcttgtaagagcatctccaatgcAAAAAGCCAAATTGAGaagctaaatttaaaaaatggctttttgaatagtataaatatagcttttttgaTTATATGCATTCCAATGGTAAAAAGCTATTTAGAAAagccatttatattttaatatatttcatgttaaattcatttttatataattatataactaatttaaatattttatatataatataattatgatgttaatataaaatttaatgaaataatatgaaatttaaaagatataacttaaaattaaacttaaaatttatttatatgaatatttttaattttcagttttatatgttactgttaaatttaattttttaaagcaaaaataaaatactgtTGACCAACGGCTATTTTTATAGCCGTTGGCAAcgttaatatgtttttggctATTTCTACAGTAAACTGTAGAAATAGCTCTTCCTAATTTAAACAACCATTTTGGCTTCTCGGTTGGCTGCTGCATTGGAAtgacaaattaaagaaacaaaagctaaaaggaTAGGTTTTTAACTTTGCCTCCTCATTTGCCTCTCCGGTTGGAGATGCTCTAAAGAATATAATTCCAGAGCTTTAATCACAACTAGAATCTTtgtttcatttgaattttttatcccAACAAGAGTAGAGAAAAAACCTAACACCGGACCTTAATTTGTGATCGCGAAGAACCCCTCCGATACCGGTTGGACAAGGCTTGCCAGTAGAGAGAAGTCATCCACATTCCATTTCAGCGTATAAGAATCCGAAGGAGACCGTGAGATTATAACTCTAGCACTCTTGATGTTAGAACACATGATCAATCCATTAACAGAGATTAATAAACCAATTAAGGGCATAATGAAAGAAACCAGAAAATAAAGCATCGATCCGCAGACGTACGTAGTAGTCATGCAATGTAAAAGATATGCAGCCATCCCAGTGTTTTCCTTCcgatttgaaatttaaatgacaataaaaacaaaatccactCATTGCCTATACCGACACATGAAGCTGGATTCCCAGCctttttaaactttaattacTCCATGCCTAACAATGATGGTTACCTAGTGAGTTTATTGATTGATTGTACGTGTTATGATAGCACGTATATGATCCATACGTACGCATGGTTCAACTGCAACTATAAATAGCAGGAAGGAACTCTTCCTTGCAAACTTCATACGTATAATTAAGACGACTCTTTTTATGCAAGCCATGCTTCATTTCATGGTCAATTAGCGTGAAAGCTGTATCCCCAACACACTCGATGAAATGGGCTACTGTTGCTGTTGTGCGAGAAAAGGGAGATCATGATCTTGATGTTCCTCAATCTTTTCATCAATTAAGatggaagggaagggaagggaaggcgGTTGGTGGGCTTGATTTGTTGTGAAATATTGAAAAGGAAACCATAACAAATCGTGATTTGAAATAGCAGCACCCCTCAGGGAATATATATGGGCTACGTAAAGTATCTGTCAACTTGGGAAAGCAAACACGATTGACATTCTTCTTCTCGCACGCTTTCTGTAAGGGGAAGAAAGGGCTTTGATAACTGGGGTGCGGGTGGTTAACATGTAGCTCTCTCTGTCTAAATCCATGTCATCAAAGGCTAAAAACTACGTGCAAGTTAGCTTCAAAGTAATTAGGTTTGTTGATTacttcaagttttatttttaaattttaattaaaataatatcatttcaattaaaaaaactaaaacaacatagAAGTCTAACCTTAGATTAATTCCAATAACTATAGTACTCATTCAAGTCCCATCCCAATTTGACAAAGTTTTAggttatgataataataatatcattgaaTCGTGTCAGCTAATGATCTTCCCTTATGTATTGTTAAATTCCGATGGTTCCTATAGATTTTGTTAGCAGCCTTcccataatttttatgattaaaaaatatttttgattaaaaatcaattctttcctatagattttgtttgtttttatgattaaaaaatatttttgagatttttagaattttttttattttaaattaattatttataattttaaatcatcttAATATACTAATACCataagtaaaatttaaaaaataaaaaatatatattattttaatatatttataaataaaaaatattttaaaaaacaattattatttcgCGTTATAAACAACACCTTACACTTCGGGAAAGCATAGTAAAAAAACTTCATTATGTGAAAAATCTGTAACCTTGGCCTACGTACAATGACCGAGAGACATGGGGAAGCAAAAAGATGTATGTTGCCCTTTTCCCATTAAATTTAAACTAGATAGGTTTTGCATGTTTTGTCGCAGATTGGATCAATTTttatgtaatgtaatgtaaAAAAGAATGATGCTAGGAGGATATTACAAgcatatgttttttaatcattaaaaggGATGTTTTCTTGGCAAATTTTACTGGCTGAGAAGACAACATTAATAAGAgaatattgattattatatttttactgtactttaatttgattttatctaaaccctgttcaaattaaattaaaacaagtaaAATCTTGATGGATATCTGAAATttgctttaaaattaattaaaaagattattgaaGTGAATTGTTCCGAgcaaatttctattttttaggaTCCACAAGCAAACGACGGCGTTTTACCACCTTCTCATCTTAAAAACTACACGTCGTCCTATGCAACTCCCGCCCAGGCATCAACTCCAGCATTTCAAAACACTCTCTCTCCAAAGGATTTTTGTACTAATGATGGGTTCCAAAACAGGTACCTGAAAAATCTTCAGTTTTTGACAGTAAACTATTTATGTAATTCAGAGGCACCTGCAGCAGTgacatttttgttgttgtttaagGTGAAGGAAGTAGAGTTGATTTATGGTCAGAAATCATTgctgaagaagaaggaggaggaggaagacaatcacttcaacaacaacaacagcaacccATTTACCAAAGGAGGAGAAGACAAAAAACACCCCAAAATCAAATAACCTCACAAGATGCCAACTtgtaatgttaaatgataaaaaactcTTTAACTTTATTACTGTTTCTTGCCTGTGTTCGTGTAAAGATTTgagctttttgtgtttttgtttctggGTTTTGCAGGAAACAGTTGGAATTGAAGGACAAGGATATTAGAGTGAGTTTTGGTGGCGGTGGTCGTGCCACTAAACGTGTCAGTTGGAATCGCTCACTTTCTACGAGGTTAATTCAGCTCAATTCAATTCCCTGTTTTTAATGAATTGTAAGTTGTGGGTTTTGCTTGTTGATTGTGGTTCGGTTTGATCTTTAAGTTGGTGGGTTTTTCATTTGATTAGTTGGTGATTGTAATGAAAGCTTTCAACTTTTGGGTGCATCTCACTTTCACCAGGTTAATTAATTCGTTTCGATGGAATTCATGTTCTGGTTTTTGATTGTTAATTGTGTTTCTGTTTGGTTTCTAATTGGtgggttttgtgttttgtttgtttgtttcagTTTGACTAGTTGGTGATTGTGGTGGAACCTTTGAACTTTtggatttttctcatttgtgtGTGTTGCACTTTTCAGTTTTCAAGGGGTTGattaatagtgataataataattatacaaaaacaaagagataaACAAAAGAAGAGTTATATGGATTTTCGTAGGATACgagaaatgataaaaacaagaaaaaaattcaagccaTTTGATGGCTTGATGTGAGGTCACCTAATGCTAGGGAAATTCATGGCCAGTGCATTTTCAGCTTTTGAGAATGGAGATGCACTCATAtaagctataatttttttttctcaaacttaTTAAGGATgcccattttgttttctttctttctttccttttcctttcttttttctttttctttttgattttgattctgCTTTTCCTATGGGATTATTTTGTGCTTGACTCAGAGGGAGGATAAGTATAGCTGTTGCTGCTTGTGTGGACAATCAGCCTCAACAAAAACAGGCTAGAAAAAGGGGAAAACCACCTGTTCCAAAAGTATATCATTATTACCTTTTCCTGCTTCTTCTCTTGTGTTGTTATTACTATGCTGGTTTCTTCTAGACTTGCACTTGCTCTTTCTAGTTTCTAGCACCAAGTAATCTTTTTTTCCCTCCGTTCTGGTTCATTGTAATTTTCGTGCTTTAATTCCTGGTGTTTGAAGGGAAAAGCAGTGCAACCTCCCaattttgagaaagaaaagcaatACTTTGAAGAGGTCGATGCCTTCGAGTTGCTGGAGGAGAGCCCATCTCCCAAAAGCTCTAGTACATGGGCCACTGGCAATGAAACTGATGCAGTTGTTATACCACATATGTCATCAAGATTAGAGAAATGGCTAATTGCTAAGAAGTTAAATTATAGTTGTGAGCCTTCTAGTACACTGTCGAAGATATTAGAAACTCCAACCATGCCTCCCTTGGGACCTATGAGTGGCAATGATTTCAACATTGTTGATGTGATAACTCCAGAAAAAGCTGTTTTTGAAACTAATTCGAAACTGCATTCTGTCCATAGCAGAATTAGATCATATTTACCTAGTAAAGGTGTCCTTGAAAGGAATTCTCTTGCACAAAAGAGCAGTTCTATGTTTGTGGGCCATGAGGGTTGTGAAGACATTGAGGGTGCAGTTAAGAAACTGTCCTTAGCTTCAACATCTTCTTTATCAGATCATGACTATGTGGATCCAGTTACTGCGCTATTGGCAGTCTGTGGACAGTCAGTTCCATCAACATTGCTGGAAGTATTCTCCAAATACTGGTTTGTTCCTTTTTCCATTATGCTGCTGCTCTTTTCCCCTACAAGAACTCTTACATTTGCATATTGTTTTGactcacaataattttttttaagaaaacaatgcATTTTGGTTCAAACCTtcagttttttatatttgtatgttTTTCCAACCAAATTTCCTTTTCAAAAGAGGCAGTTATTTTATCTGGATGATGCCTGCAGCTGTTTTTGATCCAAGGTTGACTTTCATaacattttttcttactttgcGATGgcaagtttatataaaaaattcatgattgATTAGTGTTAGGAAATTGCCATTATTGTGGCAAATGCCCCACCCACCACTAAGCAAGTGGAATATTTAGTGCCACCATTTGTGTCTTATTTTGTGGCTTTATTGTCCCCTCCATGTTGACATTTGTGTGCTGGAGGAGCTCACCATATTTGTCTATAAAAGAGGCATGTTTTGTGAGAGCAAATGTGAGAGAAGTGAGAGTGTGTGAGAAcgtgaagagaagaagagaaagaggagctgctgccatgggcagcagccctgctgccatATGCAGCAGTGTGtgtgagctgggagttgagtgatcctcctccatgtattgttttgtatcctttctctagtctctaaataatatggactctctcccgtggatgtaggcggttttgccgaaccacgttaaatattgtgtcagtgtgctttaccctccgatgagcaactatcagtacacccccggtccgcgtaTGGGGTGCCGGaattccccaacaattggtatcagagcacatggtttaaaggggtgtttgattttgctcaaaaataaaagttgtcaaaattgtgttttgaccataccactgtgtagaggaggaagagacgaagccactgttgAAAACCGCGTCGAAATCGGACGTCGGAAACCTCCGCACGCGCCGGCGAAGAGACTGCCCACGCGCACAGACGCGCGCCACGTGTCacacgcgtcttcttcacccggatgaactgacccgacccgacccgaataccagacgACCCGACCCACGTGCCAGACCCGGATAAGGATGACATCATCATGACGCAATCATGACGCCAGTATACACAGTCAGCATGCATGTCAGCGCCAGTCAGCAGACACGTCATCGCACAGTCAGCATGCCATGTCAGCGTCCAGTCAGCAGACACGTCATCGTCCAGTCAGCAGACACGTCAGCACTGTGGGACCCACCTGCCATGTCACCAGCCGCGAGCCGAGCCGCGCTGAGCcgagccgagttgagccgagcctaattggagccgagccgagccgcgagccgagggacaggatccagtgtagcggatcctacgtgcaaccggatctgagattgaatctgagccgttgatcaggccagaattgttttgatcaaatcttagccgtctgaagtgCGATtgggacgatttcagacttgtttccagctaatttgatcgttccggatgcaatggtacggtccgatcgttgagatttgagaccaaaaatggcggtggtgaattaacgaaagagattgcccgatcaggaggcatctgatGGTCATCAtcgtggtcgatggagatgaagaagaacatgtcacacatgtttacccaattacatgtgttgaactgctaagtggagaaaattttaattgcctagagggaaggcaaaattgggacactctagACACCTGATCATGTGGAcaatttgaggtggagagtgaaaattgatgaagaccaatcttgacgaatcgaagcactggtagtctcgccagatgttgagaaatcaggtataaaaccgggataccccagatcacttgtaaaggaaagccgcaacaaagctagcaaatggttgtatatacggaaagacagtacgatggatagatatggcctaagaagttctgtctaggaggttgggttttaagcgggaccagtgtgacccctccaatctttcctgggaacttgcttagtggaaggattatccatacggtactattttcgtatatatagcagtttgtaatgaaacggtggaagactagcaggatgacggcacaagggaacagttgggttccgtatgatcaaggatctgatgaagtggtgatttctccaaagaagttagattcggtgactgtgatttctcgaggggagaattgatgaagaccctgataatggaagagaaatacagcaggggataaagattggcaccctattttgacttggacaggtgttatgacagga from Populus trichocarpa isolate Nisqually-1 chromosome 5, P.trichocarpa_v4.1, whole genome shotgun sequence includes these protein-coding regions:
- the LOC18098462 gene encoding serine/threonine-protein kinase haspin homolog → MQLPPRHQLQHFKTLSLQRIFVLMMGSKTGEGSRVDLWSEIIAEEEGGGGRQSLQQQQQQPIYQRRRRQKTPQNQITSQDANLKQLELKDKDIRVSFGGGGRATKRVSWNRSLSTRGRISIAVAACVDNQPQQKQARKRGKPPVPKGKAVQPPNFEKEKQYFEEVDAFELLEESPSPKSSSTWATGNETDAVVIPHMSSRLEKWLIAKKLNYSCEPSSTLSKILETPTMPPLGPMSGNDFNIVDVITPEKAVFETNSKLHSVHSRIRSYLPSKGVLERNSLAQKSSSMFVGHEGCEDIEGAVKKLSLASTSSLSDHDYVDPVTALLAVCGQSVPSTLLEVFSKYCEPENIVKVGEGTYGEAFKAGNTVCKIVPIDGDLLVNGEVQKRSEELLEEVILSRTLNNLRSHDADFDNSCTTFIETLDLRVCQGPYDPSLVKAWEYWDEKHGSENDHPKEFPEKQCYVVFVLQHGGKDLESFVLSNFDEAQSLLVQVTAGLAVAEAAYEFEHRDLHWGNILLRRNESATVQFILEGKKMIFRTSGLLISIIDFTLSRINTGQDILFLDLTSDPYLFKGPKGDRQAETYRKMKEVTEDFWEGSFPKTNVLWLLYLVDILLLKKSFDRSSKNERDMRSFKKRLSKYNSAKEAIVSDPFFSNLLVV